Proteins found in one Candidatus Eisenbacteria bacterium genomic segment:
- a CDS encoding ZIP family metal transporter, with protein MIDWISSHPPVLQALFAAIFTWGLTALGASAVFLSGTPSRRLLDGALGFTAGVMVAASFWSLLAPSIQMAEEMGMVPWVPAVIGFLAGGFTLRLMDRLLPHLHLFGLTIEAEGPRTRWRRSILLVMAITLHNIPEGLAVGVAFGAAAAGYPAATIGGALALAIGIGLQNFPEGMAVSVPLRAEGLSRGRSFYYGQLSAVVEPVAAVIGAAAVLIARPILPFALAFAAGAMIFVVVEEVVPESQRGGNTDLATLCALGGFALMMALDVALG; from the coding sequence ATGATCGACTGGATCTCGAGCCACCCCCCGGTGCTCCAGGCACTCTTCGCCGCGATCTTCACGTGGGGACTCACCGCCCTCGGAGCATCCGCCGTGTTCCTGAGCGGGACACCGAGCCGGCGGCTGCTCGACGGCGCGCTCGGATTCACCGCGGGCGTCATGGTGGCCGCGAGCTTCTGGTCCCTGCTGGCGCCGTCGATCCAGATGGCGGAAGAGATGGGGATGGTCCCGTGGGTGCCCGCCGTGATCGGGTTCCTGGCAGGCGGGTTCACGCTCCGGCTCATGGACCGGCTGCTCCCGCACCTCCACCTCTTCGGTCTCACGATCGAGGCCGAGGGTCCTCGCACGCGATGGCGGCGCAGCATCCTCCTCGTGATGGCGATCACGCTCCACAACATCCCCGAAGGGCTCGCGGTCGGTGTCGCGTTCGGCGCGGCCGCCGCGGGCTATCCCGCCGCGACGATCGGCGGCGCGCTGGCGCTCGCGATCGGGATCGGGCTGCAGAATTTCCCCGAAGGCATGGCCGTCTCCGTCCCGCTCCGAGCCGAGGGCCTCTCGCGCGGCCGGAGCTTCTACTACGGGCAGCTCTCCGCCGTGGTCGAGCCCGTCGCCGCCGTGATCGGCGCCGCCGCGGTCCTGATCGCGCGCCCCATCCTCCCCTTCGCTCTCGCGTTCGCCGCGGGCGCCATGATCTTCGTGGTGGTGGAAGAAGTCGTCCCGGAATCCCAGCGTGGCGGGAACACGGATCTCGCGACCCTCTGCGCCCTGGGCGGGTTCGCGCTGATGATGGCGCTGGACGTGGCGCTGGGCTGA
- a CDS encoding zf-HC2 domain-containing protein, protein MIHVTIQQLSSYLDEQLAEGSADLVRQHLAECPECETRLGTLSRMDAALTQALSHDPGEDLYRTLEREIAAALGADAASKAKEILEDASTKASAPPRVPTSTAGAARPNRPFATSASGAAVSKASGSTQNRQSVRDVPATAWTPSAGRGTAGRGTTERGTTGRGTAGRSTTERGTAGRRTAARVPDPPRSKGSSAGPWVAVLSLAVIAGSVGVVVSHSGAVQGWLDSLISNPNFTVPKPGDPAPGTATAPGVPDPTATDSAGATVDVMAIVEATPGTDATPEPATGTNTSTSASAPLPPPPPRAPRATSTADSDVEPFDDGGNEFSEEETMPQTPQSMRADEAMATFGSSAGSGRGPGGDRKTDPYAGLRPESQAAVREAERVHQQTLLHPTAEQFEGAAARWERALEGVSGPEQVTIRGRLADARYRAWEAGPTSERADAAISAIRSYLLFAPPGSAREEARARLARLDTR, encoded by the coding sequence GTGATCCACGTCACGATCCAGCAGCTCTCGTCCTATCTCGACGAGCAGCTCGCCGAGGGCTCGGCGGACCTCGTGCGCCAGCATCTGGCGGAGTGCCCCGAATGCGAGACCAGGCTCGGGACCCTCTCACGAATGGACGCCGCGCTCACCCAGGCGCTGAGCCACGACCCGGGCGAGGATCTCTACCGAACGCTGGAGCGTGAGATCGCGGCCGCCTTGGGAGCGGATGCCGCCTCGAAGGCGAAGGAGATTCTCGAGGACGCGAGCACGAAGGCGTCCGCCCCGCCGCGCGTCCCGACGTCCACCGCGGGAGCGGCAAGACCCAATAGGCCTTTCGCGACGTCGGCCTCCGGTGCTGCCGTCTCCAAGGCGAGCGGCTCCACCCAGAATCGGCAGTCCGTTCGCGATGTTCCGGCCACCGCGTGGACGCCGAGCGCCGGGCGCGGCACCGCCGGCCGCGGCACCACCGAGCGCGGCACCACCGGGCGCGGCACCGCCGGCCGCAGCACCACCGAGCGCGGCACCGCCGGGCGCCGCACGGCCGCGCGCGTGCCGGATCCGCCCCGCTCCAAGGGTTCCTCCGCAGGTCCATGGGTCGCGGTGCTCTCGCTCGCGGTGATCGCGGGAAGCGTCGGCGTGGTCGTCTCGCACTCCGGCGCCGTCCAGGGATGGCTCGACAGCCTCATCAGCAATCCGAACTTCACCGTCCCGAAGCCCGGCGATCCCGCTCCCGGCACCGCGACCGCGCCTGGCGTGCCCGATCCGACCGCGACCGATTCCGCGGGCGCGACGGTGGACGTGATGGCCATCGTGGAAGCGACACCGGGCACGGACGCGACCCCAGAGCCCGCCACGGGCACCAACACGAGCACGAGCGCGAGCGCGCCCTTGCCGCCGCCGCCGCCTCGAGCCCCGCGCGCGACATCGACCGCCGACTCGGACGTCGAACCGTTCGACGACGGCGGGAACGAGTTCTCCGAGGAAGAGACGATGCCGCAGACGCCCCAATCCATGAGAGCCGACGAAGCGATGGCGACGTTCGGATCCTCGGCGGGGTCCGGTCGCGGGCCGGGCGGCGACCGCAAGACCGACCCGTACGCGGGCCTGAGGCCCGAGTCCCAGGCCGCCGTGCGCGAGGCGGAGCGCGTGCACCAGCAGACGCTCCTGCACCCGACGGCCGAGCAGTTCGAGGGGGCGGCCGCTCGCTGGGAGCGAGCCCTCGAGGGGGTGAGCGGACCGGAGCAGGTGACGATCCGCGGGCGGCTCGCGGACGCCAGGTACCGCGCGTGGGAAGCGGGACCCACCTCGGAGCGCGCCGACGCGGCGATCTCCGCGATCCGGTCGTATCTGCTCTTCGCGCCGCCGGGATCCGCGCGGGAGGAAGCGAGGGCGCGTCTCGCGCGCCTCGATACGCGTTAA
- a CDS encoding sigma factor: MSVKGVTLEYLDASEESGLIEAAQTGDRERYLRLVRHYGRPLYRAAYSMTRDPAKAEALTRDVFVRAWQRIHDFPRGQRFFPWLLRAARGLFPTPQTFPQPQAVPSEEGPIGAADPDASGTGTSGSTAPGADAEDAGWAGAGVPSTSPETAALAAFAELRPDEQMALSMRLLERISYEEIGAILDLSLGVVTLRMSQARGHLLPRAEALPTETE; this comes from the coding sequence ATGAGTGTCAAAGGCGTTACGCTCGAATATCTCGACGCGAGCGAAGAGTCGGGCCTGATCGAGGCCGCCCAGACGGGCGACCGCGAGAGGTACCTCCGTCTCGTCCGCCACTACGGGCGGCCCCTGTATCGCGCGGCCTATTCCATGACCCGTGATCCCGCGAAGGCGGAGGCGCTCACGCGTGACGTGTTCGTCCGGGCGTGGCAGCGGATTCACGACTTCCCGAGGGGACAGCGGTTCTTCCCGTGGCTCCTTCGGGCCGCGCGCGGGCTGTTCCCCACGCCGCAGACGTTCCCCCAGCCGCAGGCCGTTCCCTCCGAGGAAGGCCCGATCGGCGCCGCGGACCCGGACGCATCCGGCACCGGGACGTCCGGCTCGACAGCGCCCGGAGCCGACGCCGAGGACGCCGGGTGGGCCGGCGCCGGCGTTCCATCCACCTCGCCCGAAACCGCGGCGCTCGCCGCGTTCGCCGAGCTCCGTCCCGATGAGCAGATGGCGCTCTCGATGCGACTCCTCGAGAGGATCTCGTACGAAGAGATCGGGGCCATCCTCGACCTCTCGCTGGGGGTCGTGACCCTTCGCATGTCCCAGGCGCGAGGGCACCTCCTTCCGCGCGCCGAGGCGCTGCCGACGGAGACCGAGTGA